One genomic window of Nicotiana sylvestris chromosome 10, ASM39365v2, whole genome shotgun sequence includes the following:
- the LOC104226747 gene encoding myb family transcription factor PHL8-like: MALQNAQQNKDMNLILSSDAKPRLKWTPDLHQRFVDAVAQLGGPEKATPKSLMRVMNIHGLTLYHLKSHLQKYRLGKSQATDQSFDANKQEEFREPQSDKLSLDNCDGAQNQMNESWKIARALQMQMEVQRKLHQQIEVQRHLQLRMEAQGKYLQSVLKKAQETLAGYDTSSVGVELAKAELSQLVSMVNMGCCPTSPLSAITEIDGSISKDTERKQLNGEILCSLESSLTSSESSGWKEDQNNTRNTNTSIALSLNPETKEKKRRRNNICDDICVEQPSRKRCHNQRSENLAKIEFLETIDLNKCPNEYKHGPKVIDLNNKEVEQFQRL; this comes from the exons atgGCTCTTCAAAATGCACAACAAAATAAGGATATGAACTTAATTTTGTCAAGTGATGCTAAGCCTAGATTAAAATGGACTCCTGATCTCCACCAACGATTCGTCGATGCAGTCGCTCAACTAGGAGGTCCAGAGA AGGCAACACCAAAATCATTGATGAGAGTGATGAATATACATGGGCTAACTTTATATCACCTCAAGAGTCATTTGCAG AAATATCGTCTTGGGAAAAGTCAAGCCACTGATCAATCTTTTGATGCCAACAAACAAGAAG AATTCAGAGAGCCTCAGAGTGATAAGTTATCTTTGGACAATTGTGATGGAGCTCAGAATCAAATGAATGA GAGTTGGAAAATAGCTAGAGCTTTacaaatgcaaatggaggtacAGAGGAAACTTCATCAACAGATTGAG GTACAAAGACATTTACAACTAAGGATGGAAGCTCAAGGCAAGTATTTACAATCAGTTTTGAAGAAAGCACAAGAAACACTAGCAGGATATGATACTTCCTCAGTTGGAGTAGAACTTGCTAAAGCTGAACTCTCTCAATTAGTTTCAATGGTTAACATGGGTTGTTGTCCAACTTCTCCATTATCAGCAATAACAGAAATTGATGGTTCAATTTCAAAAGATACAGAGAGAAAACAATTGAATGGTGAAATCTTGTGTTCACTTGAAAGTTCTTTAACATCTTCTGAGAGCTCAGGATGGAAAGAAGATCAGAATAATACGCGGAACACGAATACTTCTATTGCTCTCTCATTGAATccagaaactaaagaaaaaaagagaagaagaaataaCATTTGTGATGATATATGTGTTGAACAACCATCTCGTAAAAGATGCCACAATCAAAGAAGTGAAAATTTGGCCAAGATTGAATTTTTGGAGACCATTGATTTGAATAAGTGCCCAAATGAATATAAACATGGTCCAAAAGTTATAGACTTGAACAACAAGGAAGTAGAGCAATTTCAAAGGCTATAG